ATCCTCTGCAACGCCATGGTCGCCTGCTACGCCGCCCACGGGCTCGCGCTCCACGCATGGTCCCTCGTCGCCTCCATGCGCAGGAGCGGCCCCGATCTCGCCGGGGACGGGTTCACCTTCAGCGCCCTGCTGCGCCCTCCGCGCCGGTGGCCAGATGACGACGCCGGGCTGCTCCTCAGGCTGCGGGCGCTGGCGCACGGCCTCGTGCTCAGGCTGGGCCACCTCGCGGACGTGGTGGTGGCCACCGCGCTGCTCGACATGTACGCAAAGTATGGCCGGATGGCCGACGCGCGGCGGGTGTTCGAAGCCATGGTGGTCAGGAACGTCGTCTCCTGGAACGCGATCATAGTCGGCTATGGCTGCCATGGTGAAGGCAAGGAAGCCGTTGAGCTCTTCCGGCGGATGCTGAGGGATGGGTGCTGCCGCCCGGATGAGCGCACGCTCGCCAGTGTGCTCAGCTCCTGCGCCCACATGGCGGCAGTGAGTGAGGCTACACAAGTTCACGCGTATGCCCAGAAGAGGGGGTTGCAAGGATTTCTTCAGGTGGCTAACGCCCTTATCATGGCGTATGGTAAGAACGGTTTTGTTGGAGAGGTGACACGGATATTTGCGATGACAGACTACCCGGACATAGTCACATGGTCTTCCATGGTTTCTTCATATGCTTACCTCGGACGTGCCAAGGATGCCATTCATGTGTTTGAGAGAATGCTCCAACAAGGCGTACAGCCTGATGGCATTGCCTTCCTTGGGGTTCTTTCTGCCTGTAGTCATGCTGGGCTCGTTGAAGATGGCTTACACTATTTCCTTATGATGACGAGGGGCTACCGTATTGGTCCGAGTCCGCAGCATCTGGCTTGTCTGGTTGATCTCTTAGGGAGAGCTGGCAGGATTGAAGATGCCTACGACGTTGTAGTCAAACTTTCCTGCGAAAGCAACGCTGATATTATTGGAGCTTTCCTTGGTGCTTGCAAGATGAGGGGCAATATCGAGTTGGCAAAGTGGGCCACTGATAAGCTTCTATTCCTGGAGCCAAGCGAGGCAGTAAATTATCTGCTTATGTCCAACACATTTGCTGCTGCAGGAGATTGGAATGAGCTTGCAAAAGTAAGAAGTGTGATGAGGAACAGGTGTGTCAACAAGGTGCCTGGCTGTAGCTGGATAGAGATTGGTGGAACGGTTCGGACATTTGTCTCCAATGATATGGTGCTCCATCggtcaatgaagatgcaacaaATGATGGAACTTACTATTTCAGAAGTGCAAAAGGAGTGCAATGAAGACACAATTTGCAAGGATTCACTTTTAGTTTGATAATGGCAGCGACACTTCTCCAGATATTTGATTATTAATCTGGGTCAGCTCGGCATCTGCATTAGTCTCAGAGCTTATCAGTTTGCCACATGATCTTTATTTGGTTCAGCAGATTATATATGGTACTCGTTAAGTTTTACACTAGTCATGCATTAAGGATACTGGTGTTGGCTTGGAAGAGGGTACAGATTCCAGCTTGCTCACCAGAACCAACAGCAAGTTAATACAGGAGGCCTATTTCATTCAATTTTAAACATTCTGCACTGACTTTGAGAAACCGAAGGACTACAGCAAGCTAGTACAGGTATATTTCTTCTCCCTGCACAAAGCCAacgtttctttcctttcttcatAGCTTTCTTGACTCCAGTATTCAATGTTTTGTCCTTCAGGTACTTGCTGAGATGACTGGTCTTTTGAGTTAACTGCGTGGTTGAATGCACAGGCCACATTGATGCTATGGGTTCTGTACTTGATTATGTTCATAATAATGTAAGTTCTGAAGATACCGGTGAATCCTGTTGCCAGTTGAGCATGGTTTCCTTTTCTGATATGAGTCAGTGCTGTTCAAATCTAAATTCAGGGATGTGGTGTTGCTGTGCCGGTCCAGTGCCAAGGATATCGTGAGCAAGGCTCACCCAATGAACTTACTGAAGAAAGATGACCATGAAAGGAACTCCCTTGGGAACTACAAACCACGCTCCAAAGTCTCTTGGTTGTGGAATTGTACGTGACAGAATCTATGTTGTTGACCATTCAGGTGAAAACTTGAATAGTA
This portion of the Setaria viridis chromosome 7, Setaria_viridis_v4.0, whole genome shotgun sequence genome encodes:
- the LOC117862733 gene encoding pentatricopeptide repeat-containing protein At2g46050, mitochondrial, with the protein product MPRGRGRLAPLFRATSAVVRRHHHLRASPQALHPLILKSGRASRPHVATRLVVAYADSGRLPHARRVFDETPHKDLILCNAMVACYAAHGLALHAWSLVASMRRSGPDLAGDGFTFSALLRPPRRWPDDDAGLLLRLRALAHGLVLRLGHLADVVVATALLDMYAKYGRMADARRVFEAMVVRNVVSWNAIIVGYGCHGEGKEAVELFRRMLRDGCCRPDERTLASVLSSCAHMAAVSEATQVHAYAQKRGLQGFLQVANALIMAYGKNGFVGEVTRIFAMTDYPDIVTWSSMVSSYAYLGRAKDAIHVFERMLQQGVQPDGIAFLGVLSACSHAGLVEDGLHYFLMMTRGYRIGPSPQHLACLVDLLGRAGRIEDAYDVVVKLSCESNADIIGAFLGACKMRGNIELAKWATDKLLFLEPSEAVNYLLMSNTFAAAGDWNELAKVRSVMRNRCVNKVPGCSWIEIGGTVRTFVSNDMVLHRSMKMQQMMELTISEVQKECNEDTICKDSLLV